A region of Nostoc flagelliforme CCNUN1 DNA encodes the following proteins:
- the cax gene encoding calcium/proton exchanger codes for MSRKDALLLRMLVFVPICLILHHLNVNPKIVFMTAGLAIIPLAAWTANFTEAIASRVGPAIGGLLNATFGNATEMIISIIALKAGLIDVVKASLMGSMIANLLLGLGIALFFGGLRINQQNSRINPEHLSVVGRVNASLLNLVIVFLLAPTAIEVTSLALHLQITNAFSYIASALLLTSYILMLFFSMKTHSHLYGLDEDAEPESYGSEARGEKYGLKLHISLLLGTTLVLVFVSEVMVDSLSEAIATTGMSGLFTGVILLPIFGAAVEIITCGICGAKNKVNLASSVAIGSSLQIAMFVTPILVFTGFIIGKPMNLDFDNFTVLGVGIAVLMTNSVRPNSYSNWLEGIMLLMTYLMLATAFFLHPIVAG; via the coding sequence ATGTCCCGTAAGGATGCATTACTCTTACGGATGCTGGTTTTTGTTCCCATCTGCCTGATTTTGCACCACCTGAATGTAAATCCCAAAATTGTCTTTATGACAGCAGGTTTGGCGATTATTCCTCTAGCAGCGTGGACAGCTAACTTTACAGAAGCGATCGCCTCTCGAGTTGGCCCCGCTATAGGTGGTTTGCTCAATGCTACTTTTGGCAACGCTACTGAGATGATTATCTCTATTATTGCTCTCAAAGCCGGACTGATAGATGTAGTCAAAGCCAGTTTGATGGGTTCGATGATTGCTAATCTGCTCTTAGGTTTGGGTATTGCCCTGTTTTTTGGAGGGTTGCGGATCAATCAGCAAAACTCCCGCATTAACCCAGAACACCTGAGCGTAGTTGGTCGTGTTAATGCCTCTTTGCTTAATTTGGTGATTGTCTTTTTACTAGCACCCACCGCCATTGAAGTGACTTCGTTGGCGCTACACCTCCAGATAACTAACGCGTTTTCCTACATCGCATCAGCACTGCTTTTAACTAGTTACATCCTAATGCTGTTCTTCTCTATGAAGACTCACAGCCATCTTTATGGACTAGATGAGGATGCCGAACCAGAGAGTTACGGTAGTGAAGCTAGAGGGGAGAAATATGGGTTAAAGCTGCATATTAGCTTGCTTTTAGGCACAACACTTGTTTTGGTGTTTGTCTCCGAAGTAATGGTAGATAGTTTATCAGAGGCGATCGCTACTACTGGGATGAGTGGCTTATTCACCGGAGTAATTCTGCTTCCCATCTTTGGTGCAGCTGTAGAAATCATCACTTGTGGGATCTGTGGCGCTAAGAACAAAGTCAATCTTGCATCTTCAGTGGCGATTGGTTCCAGCTTACAGATTGCAATGTTCGTCACACCTATCTTGGTTTTTACTGGCTTCATAATTGGCAAACCAATGAACCTAGACTTTGATAACTTTACAGTTCTAGGAGTGGGCATTGCCGTCCTCATGACTAACTCAGTTAGACCCAACAGTTATTCCAATTGGTTAGAAGGAATCATGCTCTTGATGACTTACCTAATGCTAGCCACAGCATTCTTCCTACATCCTATCGTAGCAGGATAA
- a CDS encoding cation-translocating P-type ATPase, whose amino-acid sequence MTSTTSDSGFTQPAETSAWHTLEVVKALRRLGSDRTFGLTTSKVTEYLSRYGSNELTEGGTRSPAEILWDQFKNIMLLMLIAVAIISAVLDVREALTQGTFVFPKDAVAIFVVVILNGVLGYIQESGAEKALAALKNLASSKVRVIRDGKTLEVESKELVPGDVMLLEAGVKVPADGRLLEAVNLQIRESALTGEAHAVNKQAEVQLPEDAPLGDRINLVFSGTEVVQGRATVLVTSTGMQTELGKIASALQSVESEPTPLQKRMTQLGNVLVTGALVLVVIVIVGGTLFNPSLFEELVKVSLSMAVAVVPEGLPAVITVTLALGTQRMVKRNALIRKLPAVETLGSVTVICSDKTGTLTQNKMVVQAVCTGSNTAHVTGDGYTPNGEFQWQDKTHLSQAHPELQALLLACVLCNDAILQKENGEWSILGDPTEGALLSLAGKGSFRKDEQDNRFARVAEFPFSSERKRMSVMVEAEGSGAGISAFHLHATPHLMFTKGSPELTLERCTHIQVGNDVKPLTAEQRSRILEQNNKMAMRGLRVLGFANKLLTELPPEGSEDISENALTWLGLVGMLDAPRPEVRDAVARCRTAGIRPIMITGDHQLTAKAIAEDLGIASPKDEVLTGRELEKFSMAELEQHVDRVSVYARVSPEHKLKIVQALQHRGHVVAMTGDGVNDAPALKQADIGVAMGITGTDVSKEASDMVLLDDNFSTIVAAAEEGRVVYINIRRFIRYILGSNIGEVLTIAAAPLMGLGGVPLSPLQILWMNLVTDGVPALALAVEPGRPIVMQQPPKNPKENIFARGLGSYMIRIGIVLAIISIAMMSWAYGYTQANTAGGTLDPDRWKTMVFTTLCLSQMGHALAIRSNTRLFMEINPFSNPFILASVILTSILQLLLIYVEPLRNFFSTHYLTFMELMICIGFSALTFVWIELEKLFIRWRRRTQ is encoded by the coding sequence ATGACTTCTACTACGTCAGACTCTGGGTTCACTCAACCAGCTGAAACGTCTGCATGGCATACCTTAGAAGTTGTTAAAGCTCTCAGGCGATTAGGAAGCGATCGCACATTTGGTTTAACAACCTCAAAAGTTACAGAATATCTCAGCCGTTATGGCTCAAATGAGCTAACAGAAGGTGGAACCCGCTCCCCCGCAGAAATCCTCTGGGATCAATTCAAAAACATCATGTTGTTGATGTTAATTGCTGTGGCAATTATCTCTGCTGTTCTAGATGTGCGGGAAGCATTAACTCAAGGAACATTCGTCTTTCCTAAAGATGCCGTCGCCATTTTTGTAGTGGTGATTTTGAATGGCGTATTGGGCTATATACAGGAAAGTGGCGCAGAAAAAGCTTTAGCAGCTTTGAAAAACTTGGCATCTTCTAAAGTACGGGTAATTCGAGATGGTAAAACCCTAGAGGTGGAGTCTAAAGAATTAGTGCCCGGAGATGTCATGCTACTGGAAGCCGGTGTTAAGGTTCCTGCTGATGGGCGATTGTTGGAGGCGGTGAACTTACAAATACGAGAATCTGCCTTAACAGGAGAAGCTCACGCAGTTAATAAGCAAGCCGAAGTACAATTACCAGAAGATGCACCATTAGGCGATCGCATCAATCTAGTTTTTTCAGGTACGGAAGTAGTGCAAGGTCGAGCAACGGTGCTAGTCACAAGCACCGGAATGCAGACAGAATTAGGAAAAATCGCCAGTGCTTTACAATCAGTTGAATCGGAACCGACCCCACTCCAAAAACGCATGACCCAACTAGGCAATGTCCTAGTCACAGGTGCATTAGTGCTGGTGGTGATTGTAATTGTTGGTGGTACTCTCTTCAATCCCAGTTTGTTTGAGGAACTAGTTAAAGTTTCTTTGAGTATGGCAGTGGCGGTAGTACCAGAAGGCTTACCTGCCGTGATTACAGTGACGCTGGCACTAGGAACCCAGCGCATGGTGAAGCGAAATGCACTGATTCGCAAATTGCCGGCGGTAGAAACCCTCGGTTCCGTCACCGTCATTTGTTCTGATAAGACTGGAACTTTGACTCAAAACAAAATGGTAGTACAAGCTGTTTGCACAGGCAGCAATACAGCCCACGTTACCGGAGATGGCTATACTCCTAATGGTGAATTTCAATGGCAAGATAAAACCCATCTTTCCCAAGCTCACCCAGAACTGCAAGCCTTATTACTAGCTTGCGTACTCTGTAATGATGCCATCTTACAAAAAGAAAATGGCGAGTGGTCAATTTTGGGCGACCCCACAGAAGGTGCATTGTTGTCATTGGCAGGTAAAGGTTCTTTCCGCAAAGACGAGCAAGATAATCGCTTTGCACGGGTGGCAGAGTTTCCCTTCTCCTCAGAACGCAAACGTATGAGCGTTATGGTGGAAGCAGAAGGATCTGGTGCAGGTATCAGCGCCTTCCATTTGCACGCAACCCCCCATCTGATGTTTACTAAAGGCTCTCCCGAATTGACATTAGAACGATGCACTCACATTCAAGTCGGTAACGATGTCAAACCACTAACAGCAGAACAACGAAGCCGTATTCTAGAGCAAAATAACAAGATGGCAATGCGAGGGCTAAGGGTTCTCGGCTTTGCTAACAAACTATTAACTGAACTACCACCAGAAGGTTCTGAAGATATTTCCGAAAACGCTCTCACATGGCTAGGATTGGTGGGAATGTTGGATGCTCCTCGTCCGGAAGTACGGGATGCAGTTGCTCGCTGTCGCACGGCGGGGATTCGTCCGATAATGATTACAGGCGACCACCAACTGACAGCAAAAGCGATCGCTGAAGATTTAGGTATTGCCAGTCCTAAAGATGAAGTCCTCACAGGTCGAGAACTCGAAAAATTTAGCATGGCAGAACTAGAACAACATGTAGACCGCGTTAGCGTCTACGCTCGCGTCTCTCCAGAACACAAGCTGAAGATTGTGCAAGCACTCCAACATCGGGGTCATGTTGTGGCTATGACTGGCGATGGCGTTAATGATGCTCCGGCTCTGAAGCAAGCAGATATTGGTGTAGCAATGGGTATTACTGGCACCGATGTCAGTAAAGAAGCCAGCGACATGGTGCTATTAGATGACAACTTTTCTACTATTGTGGCAGCAGCAGAAGAAGGACGTGTCGTTTACATCAACATCCGCCGCTTTATCCGCTATATACTTGGCAGTAATATTGGAGAAGTACTCACGATTGCTGCTGCACCTCTGATGGGTTTAGGTGGTGTACCCCTATCACCGCTACAAATCCTCTGGATGAACCTTGTTACAGATGGAGTTCCCGCTCTAGCACTAGCTGTGGAACCGGGTAGACCAATTGTGATGCAACAACCTCCCAAAAATCCCAAGGAGAATATTTTTGCCCGTGGGTTAGGATCATACATGATTCGGATTGGAATTGTTTTAGCGATCATTAGTATCGCCATGATGTCTTGGGCTTATGGATACACCCAAGCAAATACGGCGGGTGGTACTCTTGATCCAGACCGTTGGAAAACAATGGTCTTTACTACTCTGTGTTTGTCACAGATGGGACACGCTCTAGCAATTCGCTCCAACACTCGTCTGTTTATGGAGATTAATCCCTTCTCTAATCCCTTTATTCTGGCATCGGTAATATTGACATCAATACTGCAACTGCTATTGATTTACGTTGAACCATTACGGAACTTCTTCAGCACCCACTACCTCACCTTCATGGAATTAATGATTTGTATTGGTTTTAGCGCACTTACCTTTGTGTGGATTGAACTAGAGAAGTTATTTATCCGTTGGCGTAGGAGGACTCAGTAG
- a CDS encoding IS66 family transposase, with the protein MSMYYGGNMTQGKLLEFLEDIGISMSSGYLSNLLIKNQEDFEAEFNELYTEGLASSPWQHLDQTSARVKGINHTTNVICNPLYTVYSTTLRKDRLSVLGVLQNKQEIEFILNPLTSELLGNLNLPTKWKNQLKLLPQNISFTESEFNTLLDTYLSKLGSQHRTRVLEAAAISFYHQQADIPIVHTLVCDDAPQFKLLTDNLALCWVHEGRHYKKLTPFVACHQEILDDFLTEFWDYYRELLAYRDSPNQKKKLELQSKFGEIFGTETGYKQLDERKRLTAAKVSELLLVLEYPELPLHNNPAELAARTMVQRRNISYATQTSQGTKAWDIFMSLVATTRKLGISFFEYMQDRISHKSKIPSLGTIIRYKCFSQHQPLSCLEELLCMSG; encoded by the coding sequence ATGAGCATGTACTATGGAGGCAACATGACTCAGGGTAAACTTTTAGAATTTTTAGAGGACATTGGGATCTCAATGTCATCGGGATATTTGTCGAATCTGCTAATTAAAAATCAGGAAGATTTTGAAGCTGAGTTCAACGAATTATATACAGAAGGTTTAGCCAGCAGTCCCTGGCAACACTTAGATCAAACCAGTGCTCGTGTTAAAGGCATAAATCATACAACGAATGTAATTTGTAACCCACTGTATACTGTTTACTCCACAACGCTCAGGAAAGACAGACTAAGTGTACTCGGAGTATTACAAAATAAGCAAGAAATTGAATTTATTCTCAATCCACTGACTTCCGAGCTACTGGGTAACTTGAATTTACCAACTAAATGGAAAAATCAACTCAAATTATTACCTCAAAATATAAGTTTCACAGAGTCTGAGTTCAATACTTTGCTTGATACATATTTAAGCAAACTTGGTTCTCAACATCGTACTCGTGTTTTAGAAGCAGCAGCGATTAGTTTTTATCATCAGCAAGCTGACATTCCAATAGTACATACTCTCGTATGCGATGATGCTCCTCAATTTAAACTATTAACTGATAATTTAGCTTTGTGCTGGGTGCATGAAGGGCGACACTATAAAAAATTGACTCCGTTTGTTGCTTGCCACCAGGAGATTTTAGACGACTTCCTTACGGAGTTTTGGGATTACTACCGAGAACTACTTGCTTATAGAGATTCTCCAAACCAAAAGAAAAAACTTGAGCTTCAGTCAAAATTTGGGGAAATTTTTGGTACTGAAACTGGTTATAAGCAGTTGGATGAACGAAAACGATTAACAGCAGCAAAAGTATCTGAATTGCTATTGGTTTTAGAATATCCTGAACTACCTTTACACAATAACCCAGCGGAACTAGCTGCTAGAACTATGGTGCAGCGACGCAACATTAGTTATGCAACTCAAACAAGTCAAGGTACTAAAGCTTGGGACATTTTTATGTCTCTTGTGGCGACTACTCGGAAATTAGGTATCAGCTTTTTTGAGTATATGCAAGACCGTATTTCTCACAAAAGTAAGATACCGTCTTTGGGAACTATTATTAGATATAAATGTTTTTCTCAGCATCAGCCTCTGTCATGCCTTGAAGAATTACTTTGTATGTCAGGATAA
- a CDS encoding helix-turn-helix domain-containing protein: MPCQPLTITLSDTDQQALEKLVNRPSTPQQIAQRARIVLKAALGQNNAEIARALDISIKMARHWRHYWVKTTEQSKTVMERLRDRPRPGSPLKFTLEQQVECMAFGVP, translated from the coding sequence ATGCCTTGCCAACCGCTGACAATCACCCTGAGTGATACTGACCAGCAAGCCCTGGAAAAGTTAGTAAATCGACCCAGTACGCCGCAGCAAATTGCACAACGTGCCCGGATTGTGCTAAAAGCCGCGTTGGGACAAAACAATGCCGAAATTGCTCGAGCGCTCGATATAAGTATCAAGATGGCGCGGCACTGGCGACACTATTGGGTTAAGACCACCGAGCAATCCAAGACAGTGATGGAGCGATTGCGCGATCGCCCGCGTCCTGGTTCGCCGTTAAAATTTACCCTAGAACAGCAAGTTGAATGCATGGCTTTCGGCGTGCCGTGA
- a CDS encoding filamentous hemagglutinin N-terminal domain-containing protein: protein MKKKSNISLVFCQHLASLFYVLFSSSAMAQIVPDNTLPVNSIVTPQGNISNITGGTQAGNNLFHSFEQFSLSTGRTAYFNNALNVQNIISRVTGLSISNIDGLLKANGNANLFLINPNGIIFGPNAALNIGGSFLASTANRINFADGSQFSAKAPQNQPLLTVSVPIGLGFDGNPGVIQAQGTGHNLTLNNPFSPFIRTISSNGLRVKPEKTLALVGGDVTLEGGKLEASEGRIELGSVDKGIVHINPASNGWNLSYEDAVSFKNLQLSQQSTADVSGFGSGSIQAQAADVELVDGSIFLIQNQGNKLSGDISVNASEQLKIIGTSRNGAIPTSTLRRKFR from the coding sequence ATGAAAAAAAAATCAAATATTTCTCTTGTTTTTTGTCAGCATTTAGCTTCCCTATTTTATGTGTTATTCTCCTCATCGGCGATGGCACAGATTGTTCCAGATAATACATTACCTGTCAATTCTATAGTTACGCCACAAGGCAATATCAGCAATATTACTGGAGGAACGCAAGCAGGAAACAACTTATTTCACAGCTTCGAGCAATTTTCTCTATCCACAGGTCGCACCGCCTACTTTAATAATGCCTTGAATGTTCAAAATATTATTAGTCGAGTAACTGGTTTATCTATCTCTAACATTGATGGGTTACTGAAAGCTAACGGCAACGCTAACCTGTTTCTAATTAATCCTAACGGGATTATTTTTGGCCCCAATGCCGCTCTAAATATCGGTGGCTCGTTCTTAGCTAGCACTGCTAACAGGATTAACTTTGCTGATGGCAGCCAATTCAGCGCAAAAGCTCCACAAAATCAACCCTTATTAACAGTAAGCGTACCTATTGGCTTAGGATTTGATGGTAATCCAGGCGTAATTCAAGCTCAAGGTACAGGACATAATCTGACTCTTAATAATCCATTCTCGCCATTTATTAGAACCATTAGCTCAAATGGCTTGCGTGTAAAGCCAGAGAAGACTTTAGCTTTAGTGGGCGGTGACGTAACTTTAGAGGGAGGAAAGCTTGAGGCAAGTGAAGGGCGAATTGAGTTAGGTAGTGTTGACAAAGGAATAGTACACATTAATCCAGCTTCTAATGGTTGGAATTTGAGTTATGAAGATGCCGTTAGCTTCAAAAATCTTCAACTATCTCAACAGTCAACAGCAGATGTTAGTGGCTTTGGTAGTGGTTCTATTCAAGCACAAGCTGCTGATGTGGAACTAGTTGATGGCTCAATCTTTTTGATTCAAAACCAAGGGAATAAATTATCCGGTGACATTAGTGTAAATGCTTCTGAACAATTGAAAATAATAGGAACTTCTCGAAATGGAGCAATTCCTACTAGTACACTGCGGCGTAAGTTTAGATAG
- a CDS encoding PAP/fibrillin family protein, with amino-acid sequence MLENNAARFALKTELLLRIDKLGLQQSLFPTSDELIDQLIQQLEGISPIPQPLQPNYLPSLLGNWQLVYASSGTIVTRQIASIPDFLGVIKIKRVWQTLASDSNTRKISASNSAQLELPILGEWQLQANGHWKWGTGTDERTATVSFNSFSIQGTKPFALSNWSFPELKIPVLEFLQKEALWITSYLDQEIRVGRGATNNLFVFRRDVTPST; translated from the coding sequence ATGCTAGAGAATAATGCAGCCAGATTTGCTTTAAAAACTGAGCTTTTATTACGTATAGATAAATTGGGACTACAGCAAAGCCTATTTCCAACCTCTGACGAACTTATTGATCAACTTATACAACAGTTGGAGGGCATAAGTCCTATTCCGCAACCACTTCAGCCTAACTATCTTCCTTCTCTACTAGGTAACTGGCAATTAGTGTATGCATCTAGTGGGACAATCGTCACACGCCAGATTGCATCAATTCCAGATTTTTTGGGTGTAATCAAAATTAAACGCGTGTGGCAAACATTGGCTAGTGACAGTAATACCAGAAAAATCTCAGCCTCTAATAGCGCCCAGCTTGAATTACCCATTTTAGGTGAGTGGCAGTTACAAGCTAATGGACATTGGAAATGGGGTACGGGTACGGATGAGAGAACTGCCACAGTATCCTTTAATTCATTTTCCATACAAGGGACAAAACCCTTTGCGTTGTCTAATTGGAGTTTTCCTGAGTTAAAAATACCAGTATTAGAATTCCTACAGAAAGAAGCTTTATGGATAACCTCCTACTTAGATCAAGAAATTAGGGTAGGACGAGGTGCAACAAATAATTTATTTGTATTTCGTCGTGATGTAACACCGTCAACTTAG